The DNA sequence TTGCCCAGGGCACCGCCGATCTGCTGGTTGCCATCGCGGGTATCGCGCAAGCGCTGGTTGGCGGCCAGGTCTTTTTCCACAGCCTGGCGGTAACGCCCCAGTGCGTCAGGTGCGCCGCGCCACAGGTCACGGTAGGTCACCCGGCTGCCCGGCTGAATCACCCCGGTGGCTTGCAGGTCGGCGAGGTTCATCATCACCCGCGGAGTCAGGCTGTAGAAGTTGTTGGCGCGGTCCGGCTCGTAGGTCAGCACACGGCTGATGCGCAGGGTTTTCATGCCGACATCGATGCTGGCGCCTACCGGCAGCCCCAACGCCGCCAGCAGGCGCGGTTCGACCCATGCCTCGCCCGGCGCCGGCCCGCCGCCAGGGGTTTCCGTCGCATAGGGTTGTGCGGCGCTGCGCACTTGCCCGCGCAACGGGTAGGCAGCGTCGGCGGCCTTGACGCTGGACAACTGAATGCCGTTGTCGCCACCCACCACGCTGGTGAACTCGACCACCTGGGCATGCTGCAAGCCAAGCGCCTGGCCGGCAGCGAGCTGTTGTTCGCGGGCCGGGGAACTGCCCTGCAGCACCAGGTCGGCGCCGAGGAATTCACTGGCGCGCAGTTGCATGGCGCCGTTGAGGCGTGCGCCGAAATAGCCGATGGCGGTGCTGGCCGCGACGGCCACCAGCAGGGCGAAGAACAGCACGCGCACTTCACTGGCACGAATGTCGCGCAGCAACTGGCGCAGGGCCAGGCCGCACAGGCGGGACAGCGGCATGTGGGTCATCAGGCCTCCACCGGTGCCACCAGGCGGCCCGCGTCCAGGCGGATCTGGCGGCGGCAGCGCCGGGCCAGGCGTTCGTCATGGGTGACCAGCACCAAGGTGGTACCGCGTTCCTTGTTCAGCTCGAACAGCAGGTCGCTGATACGCTCGCCGGTATGGCTGTCGAGGTTGCCGGTCGGCTCGTCGGCGAACAGCACCGCCGGATGGGCGGCAAAGGCACGGGCAATGGCCACCCGCTGTTGTTCACCGCCCGACAGCTGGCGCGGGGTGTGGTTGAGGCGCTTGCCCAGGCCGACCCGTTCGAGCAGCGTGCGGGCTTGTTCCCGGGCATCGCGGCGGCCGTCCAGCTCCAGCGGCAGCATGACGTTTTCCAGGGCGTTGAGGCTGTCGAGCAGCTGGAACGACTGGAACACGAAACCCACATGTTCGGCGCGCACTCGCGCGCGCTGGTCTTCATCCAGCGGCCCCAGGTCGTGGCCGGCGAGGATGACCTTGCCGGCGCTGGGCTGGTCGAGCCCGGCGAGCAGGCCGAGCAGGGTCGACTTGCCCGAACCCGAGGCGCCGACGATGGCCAGGCTGTCGCCCTGGGCCAGGTCGAGGGACAGCGCCTGCAGGATGGTCAGGTCACCTTCCGCGCTGGGGACCACTTTGCTAAGGTTCTGCGCAACGAGAATGCTGGGGCCCATGGAGAATCCGATGCGAGTGTGGTGGTTGAGTGCCGGTCTGGCCCTGTATTGCCTGGCCCAGAGCGCGGCGGCGGGAACGTTGCTGGTTGTCGGCGATAGTATCAGCGCCGGTTTCGGCCTGGATACCCGCCAGGGCTGGGTCTCCTTGTTGCAGACCCGCCTCAGGGACGAAGGTTTCGACGAACAGGTGGTCAACGCCTCGATCAGTGGCGACACCAGTGCAGGTGGCCAGGCGCGGCTGCCGGCGCTGCTTGCAGCGCACAAGCCGAGCCTGGTGGTGCTGGAACTTGGCGGCAATGATGGCCTGCGCGGGCAGCCGACCGCGCAATTGCAACAAAATCTTGCCTCGATGATCGAAAGCGCACGCCAGGCCGGGGCCAAGGTGGTGTTGCTGGGCATGCGCCTGCCACCCAATTACGGCGTGCGCTATACCACGGCCTTCGCCCAGGTGTATGAACAGCTGGCGGCGGAAAAACAGGTCCCGTTGGTGCCGTTTTTCCTCGAAGGGGTAGGCGGCGTGCCGGGCTTGATGCAGGCCGATGGTATCCACCCGGCCCAGGCCGCCCAGCAGCGCCTGCTGGAAAATGCCTGGCCGGCGATAAAACCCTTGCTGTGATGCTTTAAACGGCGCCGGCTTTCGGCTAATGTTGCGCCCCCCGTTTCGAGTGCCCCCGATGCCGCGCCCTGCCTGGTCCTTGTATGCCTACCAACTGATCGAGCCTGATGAGCAGCTCGACCTGTTCGCCTGCCAGGAAATCCGCGTCCATCTGGTGGCCCGCCAGCTGGAACTGGGCGTGCCGGTCGACCGTACCCTGTGCGGTGGCCTGCTGCCGGCGCAACCGCGCTGGTCGGGGGTGCCGCCCTCGATCTACCGCGACGGCCGCCTGTGCGACCTGTGCCGCGCCATCCTGGATGCCCAGCGGCGCGGCATGCGCCCGGTGTGGCCGGAGCTGCAGAGCAGCTGAGCGTGGCGCCTTTCATCATCTGAAACGCTTGCTTGCTGCCAACGCCTCCCGCTTGCGTCAGCACAGGTGTACAATCGATTCTCTTGACCCATCTTTCGAAGGATTTACCGGATGTTGCCGCGCTTTCCTGCCGTCACCCGTAGCCTGTCCCTGGCCGCCCTGCTGGTAGCGGGCCCCGCTGCTGCGCTGGAGCTGCCACTGCCACCGCCCGGTGAAGACATCGTCGGCCAGGTGCATGTGATCAAGGCGAAGTACGAGGACACCTTCGCCGACATAGGCACCGCCAACGACCTCGGCTACCTGGAAATGATCGCTGCCAACCCGGGCGTGGACCCGTGGTTGCCGGGCGCCGGCACCGAAATCATCCTGCCGACCCGCTACATCCTGCCGCCTGGCCCGCGCGAGGGCATCGTCATCAACCTCGCCGAGTACCGTATGTACTACTTCCCGAAAGGGCAGAACGTGGTGCATACCTTCCCGCTGGGCATCGGTCGCGAGGGCTGGGGTTCGCCGATCGCCAACACCAAGATCACCGCCAAGACGCCGAACCCGACCTGGACACCACCAGCGTCGATCCGCGCCGAGCACGCCGCTGACGGCGACATCCTGCCGAGCGTGGTACCGGCTGGCCCGGACAACCCGCTGGGGCCGTTCAAGTTCACCCTGGGCGTGCCGGGTTACCTGATTCATGGTTCGAACAAGAAGTTCGGCATCGGCATGCGTACCAGCCATGGTTGCTTCCGCATGCTCAACAACAATGTGCTGGAACTGTCGAAGATGGTGCCGGTGGGTACACCGGTACGCATCATCAATGAGCCTTACAAGTTCGGTATCAGTGGCGGCAAGGTCTATCTGGAGGCGCACACGCCGCTGGACGACCAGGGTAACCCGTCGGTGGTCGATAAACACACCGCTGTGATCAATGCCTTGCTCAAGCGTGAAGACTTGGCCAACAACCTGCGCATGAACTGGGATATGGTGCGCGATGTGGTGGCTGCCGAAGATGGCATGCCGGTGGAAATTGCCGTGCCCACCCAGGGCCAGGCTGGCGCGCCGATGGTCTCGAGCATTCCCGCCGAACTGCAATAGGGTAAATTGCGACACACCCGGGCCTGCCTTAGTGCAGGCCTTTTCGTTTCCGCCTGGCACGTTTGCCTGGTGCGCAGGCAATAAAAAAGCCGACCCACAAGTGGGTCGGCTCCATAACAATCCGTGAGGATTATTACTTGCGGCTGGCTTTGTCCAGCATACGCAGAGCGCGCTCGTTGGCTTCGTCAGCGGTCTGCTGAGCCTTCTGAGCGGCTGCCAGTGCGTCGTCAGCCTTACGGTAGGCTTCGTCAGCACGAGCTTGAGCGCGAGCTGCTGCGTCTTCAGTCGCAGTCAGACGAGCTTCGGTTTCTTTGGATACGCTGCTGCAACCGGTAGCCAGAACTGCGGCCAGAGCCAGAGCAGAGAATTTCAGAACGTTGTTCATCGTGTTCCCCTTCAAGGACTTTCTATTAAATAGCCATCTCTCGGAAAAGAGAAACTGGCCGGCGTACATAGTACCCATTACTTGTAGTAAGTAAACTGACTAAGCGCAAGAACTGCAAAAAAAATGTTGCTTGACGCCGTCCTGACAAGATTCGCGGCAGGCACTGAGTAAAAAACGCGCAGGGCGCGCAAGCGTTTGTACTACGGTAACTTTTTTGCTGAACTAACGGTGACTTTAACTGTCCTTCAGCGTCTTAAGCCCTAGTACATCCGGTGGCTTGCCGGCATGCGGCCAAGAGTCGCTGTGGCTGAAATTTCGCCATTTTTAACCGCCACCACCTTGAGCAATCCCGCTCGCGGCGCCTACTATCTTGTGAGTGCCAGAGGATCCGAACGATTGCAATCGTCCAGTGGTCGAAGGGGCAACAGGTGGCGTAGAGCATTCTGTGCCGGATAAACCACCATCGGTTAAGGTATGGGTCTGCCGAGAAGACCTGCGAGGAGTAGTGATGAGCGAAGCGCTGACCATCCACCATGACCAGGCCGGTCATCAGTTCGAGACCAACGTGGACGGTCATCGTGCCTATCTGACGTACATGGATCTGGGCAAGCAGACGCTGGACATCTATCGCACCTTCGTGCCCAACGCCCTGCGCGGTCGCGGTATTGCAGCCGCCCTGACTGAACGGGCCCTGGAATATGCCGAACAGATGGGCTACACGGTGATTCCGTCCTGCTCGTATGTGGAGCGCTACATGGAGCGCCAACAGCGGCATTCCAGCAAGGTCTGATTCTGTAAAAAAGACGGGGCCGCTTCACGCCCCATCACCGGGTTGCCGGCGATGGGGCGTGAAGCGGCCCCGTCTTTGTGTATCAGCCGCGCTTACGCTGCGGCAGCACATCCTTCAGCTTGGCGCGCATGCTGCGCAGAGCCTTCTCGGTAGCCGTCCAGTCGATGCAGGCATCGGTGATCGATACACCATACTGCAGCTCGTCCAGGTTCTTGGGAATCGACTGGCAACCCCAATTCAGGTGGCTCTCTACCATCAGGCCGATGATCGACTGGTTGCCTTCGAGGATCTGATTGGCAACGTTTTCCATCACCAGCGGTTGCAGGGCCGGGTCCTTGTTGGAGTTGGCGTGGCTGCAGTCGACCATGATGTTGGCCTTGATCCTGGCCTTGGCCAGGTCCTGCTCGCACAGGGCCACGCTGACCGAGTCGTAGTTCGGCTTGCCGTTGCCGCCGCGCAGCACCACGTGACCGTACGGGTTGCCCTTGGTGGTGACGATCGACACGCCGCCTTCCTGGTTGATGCCGAGGAAGCGGTGCGGCTTGGACACCGACTGCAAGGCATTGATGGCAACGGTCAGGCCGCCATCGGTGCCGTTCTTGAAGCCGACCGCCGAAGACAGGCCCGAGGCCATCTCGCGGTGGGTCTGCGATTCGGTGGTGCGGGCACCGATCGCCGACCAGCTGATCAGGTCCTGCAGGTATTGCGGGGAGATCGGGTCGAGCGCTTCGGTGGCGGTCGGCAGGCCCATTTCGGCCAGGTCCAGCAGCAGTTTGCGGCCGATGTGCAGGCCATCCTGGATCTTGAACGAGTCATCCAGGTACGGGTCGTTGATCAGGCCTTTCCAGCCGACGGTGGTGCGCGGTTTTTCGAAATAAACGCGCATGACCAGGTACAGCGTGTCGGACACCTCCTCGGCCAGTAGCTTGAGGCGTTCGGCGTACTCGTGGGCCGCCTTGATGTCGTGGATGGAGCAAGGGCCGACCACGACGAACAGGCGATGGTCCTTGCCGTCGAGAATATTGCGCACCACTTCACGGCCGGCAGTCACGGTCTGCAGGGCCTTGGCGCTGAGGGGGATTTCCTTCTTCAGCTGATCGGGGGTGATCAGCGTCTCGTTGGAGGCAACGTTCAAGTCATCGATCGGTAAATCAGCCATCGTGTTACTCGTCAGGTCACGGTGCCGGCCGCCAACTATCCCCGTGCGGCCCAGCAGCAAGAATAATCGCAGCGGGGAGCCGAACCTTAGCGCGTTACAGGTGGCGCGACAATGGGCTGGGCCCCGTCCGTGTGGGGTTTTTCCGAGATGGCGGGTGTTTGCCGCAAACAGGCTGCCCAGCGCTGCGCAACCTGTGTAAAAAGAAGCCTGACTTTTATCGGGAGATCGGCATGCATTCGTATACCCCACGTATCGGCATTATCGGCAGTGGCGCCATCGGCGGCTTCTATGGGTTGATGCTGGCCCGGGCCGGCTGTGATGTGCATTTTCTGTTGCGCAGCGAGTACGACGTTGTCCGTGAGCGTGGGGTGACCCTGGAGAGTGCCGTGCACGGCACCCTGCAGATCAACGTGCAGGCCTATGCCAGTGCCGCCGACATGCCGCCGTGCGACTGGCTGCTGGTGGGGGCCAAGGCTACCAGCAATGACCAGTTGGCGCCGTTGATCGTGCAGGCCGCGGCCCCTGGCGCCAAGGTTGTGCTGCTGCAGAACGGCCTGGGCGTGGAAGAGCAGCTGCGGCCGGCGTTGCGCAATGACATGCACCTGCTTGGCGGCCTGTGTTTCATCTGCGTCAACCGCCAGGCGCCCGGCGTGATCCGTCACCAGGCGCTTGGCGCGGTCAACCTTGGCTATCACAGTGGCCCGGCCAGTGATGGCGGTGCCGCGCTGGTCGAGGAAGGCGCGGCGCTGTTCCGCGCTGCGGGCATCGATTCGCAGGCCATGCCCGACCTGGCCCAGGCGCGCTGGCAGAAGCTGGTCTGGAACGTGCCGTATAACGGCCTGTCGGTGCTGCTTGCTGCCAGCACCACGGCGCTGATGAGCGACAGCCACAGCCGTGCCCTGATCCAGGCGTTGATGGGCGAGGTGGTGCAGGGCGCTGCGGCATGTGGCCATGTGTTGCCCGCGGGCTATGCCGAGCACCTGTTGCAGGTGACCGAGCGTATGCCCGATTACTGGCCCAGCATGTACCACGACCACGTGCACAAGCGCCGGCTGGAGTTGCAGGCCATCTATGCCGAGCCATTGGCCCAGGCCCGTGCCGCAGGCTGCCGCTTGCCGCGCATGGAAATGCTGTACCAGGCGCTGGCCTTCATCGACCGCAGCGGGCAGGCCGGCTAAGGCGCTGCGGGCCGGGCTGGCAGTGCGCCGGACGGCAAGGCATGCCTGCGGGGCGCTGCTAAGCTGAAGCTTGCTCTGCCGTAGCGGCAGTCGAGGAGGTCGAATGATCCGCGCCATGCTGTACGCCACTGACCTCGGTGTCTACGCCCCTTTTGTCATGCAGCACGCACTGGCGCTGGCGCGTACCTTCGGTGCCGAGTTGTATGTGATCCATGCGGTGGAACCGATGGGGCAGTTCGCCGAATCGCTGCTGCAAAGCTACCTCGATGAGCAGACGCTCGACCAACTGCACAGCCAGGGGGTGAACACGGTAATGGCTAACATCGAGCAGCGTGTGCTGGAGAATTTTCGCGACGAGCTGGGCGAAGCGGCCGACCTGGCGCTGATCAAGGCGGTGCGGGTACGCCAGGGCGACCCGGCGCAGGTGATCCTCGACCAGGCGCAGCGGCTGAGTGTCGACCTGCTGATTTTCGGTAGCCACAGTGCCGGTGCGGGCGTGGACGTGCCCTTGGGGCGTACGGCGGTGCGGCTGCTGCAACTGTCGCCGGTGCCGGTGTACATGGTGCCATTGGCGCAGCATTTGGGGCGTAGGAAAGCATGAAGGTGGCCGTAGGCCATTTCCCGGGGTATGTAACAAAATAGTTCTAGATTTATTTCCAGAACCACTAATATAGTTATATATCGACGCTGCCTGCTGCCGCGGACTCATTGCTGAACCGAGGGGAACCTATGAAGCTTCAACAATTGCGCTACATCTGGGAAGTGGCGCACCATGACCTCAACGTCTCCGCGACGGCGCAGAGCCTGTATACCTCCCAGCCGGGTATCAGCAAGCAGATCCGCCTGCTCGAGGATGAGCTGGGTGTTGAAGTCTTTGCCCGCAGCGGCAAGCACCTGACCCGTGTCACCCCGGCCGGTGAGCGCATCATCAATACGGCCGGCGAGATCCTGCGCAAGGTCGAAAGCATCAAGCAGATAGCCCAGGAATTTTCCAACGAGAAAAAGGGCACGCTGTCCATCGCCACCACCCATACCCAGGCGCGTTATGCCTTGCCGCCGGTGATCAGCAGCTTCATCAAGCAGTATCCGGAAGTGTCCCTGCACATGCACCAGGGTTCGCCCATGCAGATTGCCGAGATGGCTGCCGACGGCACGGTTGACTTCGCCATCGCCACCGAGGCGCTGGAGCTGTTCGGCGACCTGATCATGATGCCGTGCTACAAGTGGAACCGTTGCGTGGTGGTGCCGCAGGGGCACCCGTTGGCGAAATTGCCCAAACTCACCCTGGAAGCCGTCGCTGAATACCCGATCGTGACCTATGTGTTCGGTTTTACCGGGCGTTCGAAGCTGGACGAGGCCTTCAACCACCGTGGCCTGACGCCGAAAGTGGTGTTCACTGCGGCGGATGCCGACGTGATCAAGACTTATGTGCGGCTGGGGCTGGGCGTGGGTATCGTCGCCGGCATGGCGGTGGACGCCAAGCTGGACAGTGACCTGGTGGCCCTCGATGCCAGCGAGCTGTTCGAAGCCAGCGTCACCAAGATCGGCTTCCGCCGTGGCACCTTCCTGCGTGGCTTCATGTGCGACTTTATCGAGAAGTTCGCCCCGCACCTGACCCGTGAAGTGATGGCCAAGGCCATCCAGTGCCATAACAAGCAGGAACTGGAAGAGCTGTTCGAAGGTGTCGAACTGCCAGTGCACTGATTCGAGGCTGTCGGGGCCGCTTTGCGCCCCATCGCGACACAAGGCCGCTCCTACAGGGGCATGCGATAACCTGTAGAGGCGGCCTTGGGTCGCGATGGGGCGCGAAGCGGCCCCGGCACTTTCACGCCTTGGTAATCAGGTTGCCTGCGTGTAACCCGCATTCCTTCTGGGTCGACTCCTCCCACCACCAGCGCCCCTCGCGCTCATGCTGGTTCGGCAGCACCGGCCGGGTGCAGGGTTCGCAGCCGATGCTGATGAAGCCGCGCTCATGCAAGCTGTTGTAAGGCAGTTCGAGCATGCGGATATAACCCCATACCTCTTCGCTGGTCATCTGCGCCAGCGGGTTGAACTTGTACAAGGTGCGCTCGGGGGTAGAGAAGGCGCTGTCGATTTCCAGTGCCGCTACCTGGCTGCGGGTGCCCGGGCTCTGGTCGCGCCGCTGGCCGGTGGCCCAGGCGCTCACGGTCGCCAGCTTGCGCCGCAGCGGCTCTATCTTGCGGATGCCGCAGCACTCGCCGTGGCCGTCCTTGTAGAAGCTGAACAGGCCCTTTTCCTTGACGAACGGGTCGAGCTTGGCGCGGTCGGGGCTGAGGATTTCGATCGGCAGGTTGTACTGCTCGCGCACCTGGTCGATGAACCGGTAGGTCTCCGGGTGCAGGCGGCCGGTGTCGAGGCTGAACACCTTGACCTGTTTGTTCAGCTTCCAGGCCATGTCGACCAGCACCACGTCCTCGGCGCCGCTGAAGGAAATCCACAGGTCATCGCCGAAGTGCTCGAAGGCGAGCTTGAGGATGTCCTGCGGGGACTTGTTGGCGTAGGTCGCGGCCAGGGCGGCGACGTCGAAGGGTTGGCTCATCAGGCGGTTTCCATCTTGGCTGTGGCGCTGTGCGCTCGTAATGGGCTGATGGTAACAAAAAATGGCGGGGTAGACGCCGGTCACAAGCCTTGCAGCGTCTCCATCAACACCCGCACCTTGGCAATCGATTCCTCATATTCTGCCTGCCACTCGGAATCGGCCACCACGGCACCGCCGCCCCAGCAGCAGACCTGCCCACGCTTGACCAGCAGGCTGCGAATGGCGATCGAGCTGTCCATCTCGCCACGCACGTCCAGGTAAAGCAGTGACCCGCAGTACAGCGTGCGGCGCGTCGGCTCCAGCTCGTCGATGATCTGCATGGCGCGGATCTTCGGGGCGCCGGTGATCGAGCCACCGGGGAAGCTGTCGCCGATCAGGTCCAGAGCGTCCTTGTTGCTGGCTAGCCGACCGGTGATGCTGCTGACCAGATGATGCACGTTGGGGTAGCTCTCCAGGCTGAACAGTTCCGGCACTTTCACCGAGCCGATTTCGCAGGTGCGCCCCAAGTCGTTGCGCAGCAGGTCGACGATCATCAGGTTTTCCGAGCGGTCCTTGGCGCTGTGCCGCAGCTGCTCGGCATTGTGCGCATCTTCGACGGGGTTGCTGGCGCGCGGGCGAGTGCCCTTGATCGGTCGGGTTTCCACCTGGCGCTGGCTGACGCGGATGAAGCGCTCGGGCGAAAAACTCAGCAAGGCGCTGCCGTCGGCCAGCTGCTGGTAGCCGGAGAACGGCGTTGGGCAGGCTTTGCGCAAGGCCTGGTAGGCGTGCCACGGGTCGCCCTGGCAGGGCGCGCGGAAGCGCTGGGTGAGGTTGATCTGGTAGCAGTCGCCCGCCTGGATGTAGCACTGCACCTGGTCGAACGCCGCCTTGTACTGTGCGGGCTGAAGGTCGCCGGCCATCGGTGCCAGCAGCTCGAAGCGGCCGTTTGCACTGTTGTCGGTGCCTTCGAACAGGCTGATCAGGCGTTCGCGTTCCTGGCTGGCCAGGCTCGGATGAAAGACCAGCTGGCTGGTCGCGCACTGGTGGTCGCTGACCAGCGCCCAGGCATACAGGCCCAGTTGCGCATCTGGCAGGCCGAGGTCGTCAACGGCCAGGCTGGGCAACTGTTCCAGGCGCCGACCGAAGTCATAGCTCAGGTAACCGATCAGGCCACCAGCGAACGGCAGCTCGCTGCCCTCGGGCAGCTGGGCATGGCCCAGTTGCGCCAGGCCCGTGCGCAGGCGCTGGAGGAAGGCGCGGCCATCTTCGCCAGGTTGCGCCTGCAACTGTTGCACCGGCCAGGCGCTGAGCAGGTCGAAGCGGCCGCGCTCGGCGCCGGGGCGGGCGCTGTCGAGCAGGATCGCACCGGGTGCCTGGCGCAGGCGGGCGAAATAGGCGGCAGGGTCGGGCTGGTAGGGCAGGGGATGGAGCGTACAGGTCGGCATCAATGTGGACGGCGATGTAAAAGCGAGGAGGGCGATTGTAGTCCTGTGTAGGAAATGCGCCTAGCTTTGTGGCGACATTCAAACACCAGGTTTCGCCCTTGGGGCCGCTTTGCGGCCCTATCGCGACACAAGGCCGCTCCTGCAAGGGAGCGCGCCAGCTGCATGGGGCGATGTCTCCTGCAGGAGCGGCCTTGTGTCGCGATGGGCTGCGCAGCAGCCCCGACGATTTCAGCGCGGATGCACGTGGCCGAACAGCCCTTGCGATACCCGCACCCGCTGTTCGGCATCCTCGGTGATGCCATCCTTGGCCAGCGCCTCCAGGTGGGCCTCGATGGCATGGGTGCGCTGGGTCAGCCCGCAGTCGTTGGCAATCTGGATGTTCAGGCCCGGGCGGGCGTTGAGTTCCAGGATCAGCGGCCCCTTGTCCTGGTCCAGGACCATGTCGACACCGATGTAGCCCAGGCCACACAGCTCGTAGCAGCCGGCGGCCAGCTTCATGAAGCCGTCCCAGTTCGGCAACTGCACGCCGTCGACCGCGTTGGTGGTGTCCGGGTGCTTGCTGATGATGTTGTTCAGCCAGGTGCCGCGCAGGGTCACCCCAGTGGCCAGGTCGACGCCCACGCCGATGGCGCCCTGGTGCAGGTTGGCCTTGCCGCCGGACTGGCGGGTCGGCAGGCGCAGCATGGCCATTACCGGGTAACCCATCAGCACGATGATGCGGATGTCCGGTACACCTTCGTAGCTGATGCTCTTGAAGATCTGGTCGGGGGTTACCCGGTATTCGATCAGCGCGCGGTCACGGTGGCCACCCAGCGAGTACAGGCCGGTGAGGATGCTGGAAATCTGGTGCTCGATTTCCTCATGGCTGATGATCTTGCCCGACACCGTGCGGTAGCGGTCCTCGAAGCGATCGGCGATCACCAGGATGCCGTCACCGCCGGCGCCCTGCGCCGGCTTGATGACGAAATCGCTGCGCCCGCCAATGATCTGGTCGAGCTTGTCGATTTCCTTTTCGGTTTCGATGATGCCGTACATCTCCGGCACATGGATGCCGGCCGCCAGGGCACGCTCCTTGGTGATGATCTTGTCGTCGACGATCGGGTACAGGTGGCGCTTGTTGTACTTCAACACGTAGTCCGCGTTGCGCCGATTGATACCCATGATGCCCCGGGCCTCCAGGGCTTTCCACGTCTTGATCAGGCCAAACATCAGGCGTCAGCCTTCTTCAGGAATGCCTTGAAGCGCACGAGCTCGGTCAGGCGGTAGCCGCGGTAGCGGCCCATCGCCAGCATGAAGCCCACCAGGATCAGCAGCACCGCCGGGAAGGTGAACACGAAGTACACCAGCTCCGGCACCATCATCAGCAGGTGTGCCAAAGACGCAGCGAACAGGGTGCCGATGGCCACTTTCATGGCATGGCCGCCGCCACGCTCTTCCCAGGTGATGGACAGGCGTTCGATGGTCATGGTCAGGATCACCATCGGGAACAGCGCCACCGACAACCCGCGCTCAAGGCCCAGCTTGTGGCTGAACAGGCTGATGGCGGCAATCAGCACCACGACGAAGGTCAGCACCACCGACAGGCGTGGCAGCATCTGCAGCTTGAGGTGCTCCAGGTACGAGCGCAGCGACAGGCCCAGGGCGGTGATCACCGTGAACAGCACGATACCGAAGCCCAGCTGGGTTTCGCGGAAGGCCAGGGCAATCAGTACCGGGGTGAAGGTACCCAGGGTCTGCAGACCGACCAGGTTGCGCAGCACCAGGATCACCAGCACGCCGATCGGGATCATCACCATGATCATGAAGGTTTGCTGGGTTTGCAGCGGCAGGCCGTACAGCGAGTACTCGAGGAAGTCGGCGTCGGTATTTTCGTCGGTCAGCTTGGCCAGGCGGATGGCGTTCATCTCGCTGTTGTTCATGCTGAAGGTGACGTTGGCCTTCTTGCCGCCATCGACGGTGATCAGGTTGTCGTCACCGGTCCACCACAGCAGGCGGTCGCTGGGCAGGCCCTGCTCGCCGGTGTCCGGGTTGAAGTACAGCCAGTCGGTACCGTTGAAGCT is a window from the Pseudomonas anuradhapurensis genome containing:
- the cysB gene encoding HTH-type transcriptional regulator CysB, whose protein sequence is MKLQQLRYIWEVAHHDLNVSATAQSLYTSQPGISKQIRLLEDELGVEVFARSGKHLTRVTPAGERIINTAGEILRKVESIKQIAQEFSNEKKGTLSIATTHTQARYALPPVISSFIKQYPEVSLHMHQGSPMQIAEMAADGTVDFAIATEALELFGDLIMMPCYKWNRCVVVPQGHPLAKLPKLTLEAVAEYPIVTYVFGFTGRSKLDEAFNHRGLTPKVVFTAADADVIKTYVRLGLGVGIVAGMAVDAKLDSDLVALDASELFEASVTKIGFRRGTFLRGFMCDFIEKFAPHLTREVMAKAIQCHNKQELEELFEGVELPVH
- a CDS encoding L,D-transpeptidase family protein, whose product is MLPRFPAVTRSLSLAALLVAGPAAALELPLPPPGEDIVGQVHVIKAKYEDTFADIGTANDLGYLEMIAANPGVDPWLPGAGTEIILPTRYILPPGPREGIVINLAEYRMYYFPKGQNVVHTFPLGIGREGWGSPIANTKITAKTPNPTWTPPASIRAEHAADGDILPSVVPAGPDNPLGPFKFTLGVPGYLIHGSNKKFGIGMRTSHGCFRMLNNNVLELSKMVPVGTPVRIINEPYKFGISGGKVYLEAHTPLDDQGNPSVVDKHTAVINALLKREDLANNLRMNWDMVRDVVAAEDGMPVEIAVPTQGQAGAPMVSSIPAELQ
- a CDS encoding ABC transporter ATP-binding protein — protein: MGPSILVAQNLSKVVPSAEGDLTILQALSLDLAQGDSLAIVGASGSGKSTLLGLLAGLDQPSAGKVILAGHDLGPLDEDQRARVRAEHVGFVFQSFQLLDSLNALENVMLPLELDGRRDAREQARTLLERVGLGKRLNHTPRQLSGGEQQRVAIARAFAAHPAVLFADEPTGNLDSHTGERISDLLFELNKERGTTLVLVTHDERLARRCRRQIRLDAGRLVAPVEA
- a CDS encoding 3-deoxy-7-phosphoheptulonate synthase, which gives rise to MADLPIDDLNVASNETLITPDQLKKEIPLSAKALQTVTAGREVVRNILDGKDHRLFVVVGPCSIHDIKAAHEYAERLKLLAEEVSDTLYLVMRVYFEKPRTTVGWKGLINDPYLDDSFKIQDGLHIGRKLLLDLAEMGLPTATEALDPISPQYLQDLISWSAIGARTTESQTHREMASGLSSAVGFKNGTDGGLTVAINALQSVSKPHRFLGINQEGGVSIVTTKGNPYGHVVLRGGNGKPNYDSVSVALCEQDLAKARIKANIMVDCSHANSNKDPALQPLVMENVANQILEGNQSIIGLMVESHLNWGCQSIPKNLDELQYGVSITDACIDWTATEKALRSMRAKLKDVLPQRKRG
- a CDS encoding arylesterase produces the protein MRVWWLSAGLALYCLAQSAAAGTLLVVGDSISAGFGLDTRQGWVSLLQTRLRDEGFDEQVVNASISGDTSAGGQARLPALLAAHKPSLVVLELGGNDGLRGQPTAQLQQNLASMIESARQAGAKVVLLGMRLPPNYGVRYTTAFAQVYEQLAAEKQVPLVPFFLEGVGGVPGLMQADGIHPAQAAQQRLLENAWPAIKPLL
- a CDS encoding phosphoadenylyl-sulfate reductase; its protein translation is MSQPFDVAALAATYANKSPQDILKLAFEHFGDDLWISFSGAEDVVLVDMAWKLNKQVKVFSLDTGRLHPETYRFIDQVREQYNLPIEILSPDRAKLDPFVKEKGLFSFYKDGHGECCGIRKIEPLRRKLATVSAWATGQRRDQSPGTRSQVAALEIDSAFSTPERTLYKFNPLAQMTSEEVWGYIRMLELPYNSLHERGFISIGCEPCTRPVLPNQHEREGRWWWEESTQKECGLHAGNLITKA
- the oprI gene encoding outer membrane lipoprotei OprI, which codes for MNNVLKFSALALAAVLATGCSSVSKETEARLTATEDAAARAQARADEAYRKADDALAAAQKAQQTADEANERALRMLDKASRK
- a CDS encoding universal stress protein, which gives rise to MIRAMLYATDLGVYAPFVMQHALALARTFGAELYVIHAVEPMGQFAESLLQSYLDEQTLDQLHSQGVNTVMANIEQRVLENFRDELGEAADLALIKAVRVRQGDPAQVILDQAQRLSVDLLIFGSHSAGAGVDVPLGRTAVRLLQLSPVPVYMVPLAQHLGRRKA
- a CDS encoding GNAT family N-acetyltransferase, which codes for MSEALTIHHDQAGHQFETNVDGHRAYLTYMDLGKQTLDIYRTFVPNALRGRGIAAALTERALEYAEQMGYTVIPSCSYVERYMERQQRHSSKV
- a CDS encoding putative 2-dehydropantoate 2-reductase codes for the protein MHSYTPRIGIIGSGAIGGFYGLMLARAGCDVHFLLRSEYDVVRERGVTLESAVHGTLQINVQAYASAADMPPCDWLLVGAKATSNDQLAPLIVQAAAPGAKVVLLQNGLGVEEQLRPALRNDMHLLGGLCFICVNRQAPGVIRHQALGAVNLGYHSGPASDGGAALVEEGAALFRAAGIDSQAMPDLAQARWQKLVWNVPYNGLSVLLAASTTALMSDSHSRALIQALMGEVVQGAAACGHVLPAGYAEHLLQVTERMPDYWPSMYHDHVHKRRLELQAIYAEPLAQARAAGCRLPRMEMLYQALAFIDRSGQAG